In Gemmata obscuriglobus, a single genomic region encodes these proteins:
- a CDS encoding thioredoxin family protein — protein sequence MKPLFGLALVIAAALTCSAEDPPAPAKGTKAAVKVYDEKADAKALIEAALVSAKRENRRVLVQWGGNWCSWCLLLHNKFTTDRALAKTLRYEYDVVHIDSKNTDLLKKYNVDLSNAGVPFLTVLNADGTVLVNQPTEPFETKEDGKNGHDAKKLQEFLDRYKAEPKKAADVLAAALADATKTDRKVILHFGAPWCGWCLKLDAWLARPDIAALVGKDYVDVKIDQDRMIGAKEVFEKYHPEKSGGIPWFVVLDGAGKALVTSDGPKGNIGFPAEPGEIEHFAKMITATRKRLTDQELDTLKAALTPPPKAPKK from the coding sequence ATGAAACCACTGTTCGGTCTCGCACTGGTTATCGCCGCCGCCCTGACGTGTTCGGCAGAGGACCCGCCCGCACCGGCCAAGGGGACGAAGGCCGCGGTGAAGGTCTACGACGAAAAGGCGGACGCCAAAGCCCTCATCGAAGCCGCCCTCGTCTCCGCCAAGCGCGAGAACCGCCGGGTGCTCGTCCAGTGGGGCGGCAACTGGTGCTCGTGGTGCCTCCTCCTGCACAACAAGTTCACCACCGACCGCGCGCTCGCGAAGACGCTCCGCTACGAGTACGACGTGGTCCACATCGACAGCAAAAACACCGACCTGCTCAAGAAGTACAACGTTGACCTCTCCAACGCCGGCGTGCCGTTCCTGACGGTCCTCAACGCCGACGGCACGGTGCTGGTGAACCAGCCGACCGAGCCGTTCGAGACGAAAGAGGACGGCAAGAACGGGCACGACGCGAAGAAGTTGCAAGAGTTCCTGGACAGGTACAAGGCCGAACCCAAAAAAGCAGCCGACGTGCTGGCCGCGGCCCTCGCCGACGCCACCAAGACCGACCGCAAGGTGATCCTCCATTTCGGCGCGCCGTGGTGCGGCTGGTGCCTCAAACTGGATGCCTGGCTCGCACGCCCGGACATCGCCGCCCTGGTTGGTAAGGACTACGTCGATGTGAAGATCGACCAGGACCGGATGATCGGCGCCAAGGAGGTGTTCGAGAAGTATCACCCGGAAAAGAGCGGGGGGATTCCGTGGTTCGTCGTGCTCGACGGCGCGGGGAAAGCGCTGGTGACGAGCGACGGGCCGAAGGGGAACATCGGGTTCCCGGCAGAACCGGGCGAAATCGAACACTTCGCCAAAATGATCACCGCCACCCGTAAGCGGCTCACGGACCAGGAACTGGACACGCTGAAAGCCGCACTTACGCCGCCGCCCAAAGCCCCAAAGAAGTAA
- the nadA gene encoding quinolinate synthase NadA, protein MSVVSPAEPRGLAPAGSGPTSVSLLDDVSAEILELKKKLGATILAHYYQEGEIQALADITGDSLKLAREATKVDSPVIVFCGVLFMAETAKMLNPTKRVLLPDLRAGCSLVDACPADKLERYQERLRENGRKFQTVCYINSSAKVKALSDWVVTSGNAEDIVRNKVPQGYEILFVPDKHLGRYLQELTGRPMILWDGSCMVHEIFSVVDLIKQKKEHPKAVTLAHPECPQNILQLADFAGGTEAMIKHVADYKAPTEFLVATEANMMWELQRRYPQHTYLGVPGITCSCNKCPHMALNTLEKVRDCMRDGAPEILWQPEFDKAKEVLARSLLNPPATAPVQPAGD, encoded by the coding sequence ATGTCCGTTGTTTCTCCCGCCGAACCTCGTGGCCTGGCGCCGGCCGGTTCTGGCCCCACGTCCGTATCTCTGCTCGACGACGTTTCGGCCGAAATCCTCGAACTCAAGAAGAAGCTCGGCGCCACGATCCTGGCTCACTACTACCAGGAGGGCGAGATCCAGGCGCTCGCCGACATCACCGGCGACAGCCTCAAGCTCGCCCGCGAGGCCACGAAGGTCGATTCGCCGGTCATCGTGTTTTGTGGCGTGCTGTTTATGGCCGAGACGGCCAAGATGCTGAACCCCACAAAGCGCGTTCTGCTTCCCGACCTGCGGGCCGGGTGCAGCCTCGTGGACGCGTGCCCCGCGGACAAGCTCGAGCGCTACCAGGAGCGGCTCCGCGAGAACGGCCGCAAGTTCCAGACGGTGTGCTACATCAACTCCTCGGCCAAGGTGAAGGCGCTGAGCGACTGGGTGGTCACGTCCGGCAACGCGGAGGACATCGTTCGGAACAAGGTGCCCCAGGGGTACGAGATCCTGTTCGTGCCGGACAAGCACCTCGGCCGTTACCTCCAGGAGCTGACCGGCCGCCCGATGATCCTGTGGGACGGGTCGTGCATGGTCCATGAGATCTTCAGCGTCGTGGACCTGATCAAGCAGAAAAAGGAGCACCCGAAGGCGGTGACGCTCGCGCACCCGGAGTGCCCGCAGAACATCCTCCAGCTCGCGGACTTCGCGGGCGGCACGGAGGCGATGATCAAGCACGTCGCGGACTACAAGGCGCCGACCGAGTTCCTGGTGGCGACGGAAGCCAACATGATGTGGGAGTTGCAGCGCCGCTACCCGCAGCACACCTACCTGGGCGTTCCCGGAATCACGTGCTCGTGCAACAAGTGCCCGCACATGGCTCTGAACACGCTGGAGAAGGTGCGCGACTGTATGCGGGACGGCGCGCCGGAGATCCTGTGGCAGCCGGAGTTCGACAAGGCCAAGGAAGTGCTCGCGCGGAGCCTGCTGAATCCGCCGGCCACGGCGCCGGTCCAACCTGCGGGGGACTGA
- a CDS encoding helix-turn-helix domain-containing protein — translation MTLAEAAAWLRVSEAGLRADADSGRLPARLVAGEWRFNKAALLEWLSHPEPPASRPKTGAELVEHIRRVRAASSDPETEEEAEEFIRQMYARRKADSAAG, via the coding sequence ATGACGCTGGCCGAAGCGGCGGCGTGGCTGCGCGTCTCCGAAGCCGGGCTTCGGGCCGATGCGGATAGTGGACGGTTACCGGCTCGGCTGGTGGCGGGCGAGTGGCGGTTCAACAAGGCCGCGCTGCTCGAATGGCTGAGCCACCCCGAGCCGCCGGCTTCACGCCCGAAGACCGGTGCGGAACTAGTTGAGCACATCCGGCGGGTACGCGCGGCTTCGTCTGACCCAGAAACGGAAGAAGAGGCCGAGGAATTCATCCGCCAAATGTACGCTCGGCGTAAGGCTGATTCTGCCGCGGGGTGA
- a CDS encoding type II toxin-antitoxin system VapC family toxin, with the protein MVFVLDTDITTLAFQNNERVTAQLAARSKEEVAISYATWLEIMRGRIESVIKAATGVELLRAVTRLADSEQFLAPFAMLPIDEAVADRFDQLRALKKLNKMDRGDVLQAAIALANAATLVTRNTKDYAAVPGLKLDNWAA; encoded by the coding sequence GTGGTTTTCGTTCTCGACACCGACATCACCACGCTCGCGTTTCAGAACAACGAGCGGGTGACCGCGCAACTCGCGGCCCGCTCGAAAGAGGAAGTGGCGATTTCTTACGCCACTTGGCTCGAGATCATGCGTGGTCGTATCGAATCTGTGATTAAGGCCGCGACCGGGGTTGAGTTGCTTCGCGCGGTCACGCGCTTGGCTGATTCCGAGCAATTTCTTGCTCCCTTCGCGATGCTCCCGATCGATGAAGCCGTGGCCGACCGGTTCGATCAGCTCCGTGCGCTCAAAAAGCTGAACAAGATGGACCGCGGCGATGTACTTCAGGCCGCGATTGCGCTCGCGAACGCGGCCACGCTTGTGACGCGGAACACCAAGGACTACGCGGCCGTCCCCGGGCTGAAGCTCGACAACTGGGCGGCTTAA
- a CDS encoding bestrophin family ion channel, with product MADNRRTLLGWIWPPPTIARRLAIAVAAAAGYSVLAWALNPTSGVAQPVWSSQFAMWNTAILGLLVSFRTKVAYDRWWEGRILWGGLVNHSRNLCLKARELATPDVRERHEFAGLVAAFAVALMKHLRGPTRLSDVSGFEKQTVDPQHVPAYIAGRLIGFVAGWRRAGRIDGHMQQILDTNLNALMDVCGACERIRNTPHVPSYLSLLRHGLVLGFLVTPWALVEPLGAWVILVLPVMVYFLFGIELTAEAVEQPFGRDGDDLALETYCETIRKSATDILS from the coding sequence TTGGCCGACAACCGCCGAACGCTGCTCGGGTGGATCTGGCCGCCGCCGACGATCGCGAGGCGCCTGGCGATCGCGGTCGCGGCCGCAGCGGGGTACTCCGTGCTGGCGTGGGCGCTGAACCCGACCAGCGGTGTCGCTCAACCGGTTTGGTCGTCCCAGTTCGCCATGTGGAACACGGCCATCCTGGGCCTGTTGGTCAGCTTCCGCACGAAAGTCGCGTACGACCGATGGTGGGAGGGGCGCATCTTGTGGGGCGGGCTGGTGAACCACTCGCGCAACCTGTGTCTCAAAGCGCGCGAACTTGCCACCCCTGATGTCCGCGAACGACACGAGTTCGCCGGACTGGTCGCCGCGTTCGCGGTGGCGCTCATGAAGCACCTGCGCGGCCCCACCCGGCTCAGCGACGTGTCCGGGTTTGAAAAGCAAACGGTCGACCCGCAGCACGTCCCGGCGTACATCGCGGGGCGGTTGATCGGGTTCGTGGCCGGCTGGCGCCGGGCGGGGCGCATCGACGGGCACATGCAACAGATCCTCGACACCAACCTCAACGCGCTCATGGACGTCTGCGGGGCGTGCGAGCGCATTCGGAACACGCCGCACGTCCCGTCGTACCTGTCGCTCCTGCGGCACGGACTGGTGCTCGGGTTTCTGGTCACCCCGTGGGCGCTGGTCGAGCCGCTCGGCGCGTGGGTGATTCTCGTACTTCCGGTGATGGTCTACTTCCTGTTCGGAATCGAACTGACCGCAGAAGCCGTCGAGCAACCCTTCGGCCGCGACGGCGACGACCTCGCGCTGGAAACCTACTGCGAAACGATCCGCAAGAGCGCCACAGACATTCTTTCGTAG
- the scpB gene encoding SMC-Scp complex subunit ScpB — MATADEPTEPSEQTDPLALGQAAAAHLGGEWQLDIVEEFAEGLEADAPDETPAPPVHEAPPTAPAAEAPPHVTRSTATSKGLRPPSLAEGAASEVPPSPEQLVEAMLFVGGHPLAAEVACAAVRGLTPERFQEAVAVLNKRYRDQHRPYLIESRDNGFVLSVRPAHRGLREKLFGGPREARLSQPALDVLSVVAYRQPLSKAEVDVVRGTDSGPALRQLVRLGLIAVRHRADAAEREVRYGTTPRFLQVFGLQALDELPRLGDAQPGS; from the coding sequence ATGGCGACCGCAGACGAACCGACCGAACCGAGCGAACAGACCGATCCGCTCGCGCTGGGTCAGGCCGCAGCGGCGCACCTCGGCGGCGAGTGGCAACTCGATATCGTTGAAGAGTTTGCCGAAGGGCTCGAAGCGGACGCTCCAGACGAGACACCCGCCCCGCCGGTACACGAAGCGCCCCCGACCGCGCCGGCAGCGGAAGCCCCCCCTCACGTCACCCGAAGCACTGCAACCTCAAAAGGCTTACGCCCGCCATCGCTCGCTGAAGGCGCCGCGAGCGAAGTCCCGCCGTCCCCAGAGCAACTGGTTGAAGCGATGCTGTTCGTGGGCGGGCACCCGCTCGCGGCGGAGGTCGCATGCGCCGCGGTTCGCGGGCTGACCCCCGAACGGTTCCAGGAAGCCGTGGCGGTACTCAACAAACGGTACCGCGACCAGCACCGGCCCTACCTCATCGAATCGCGCGACAACGGGTTCGTCCTTTCCGTTCGGCCGGCGCACAGGGGCCTCCGCGAGAAGTTGTTCGGCGGACCGCGGGAGGCGCGTCTGAGCCAACCGGCACTCGATGTGCTCTCGGTTGTGGCGTACCGACAGCCGCTCAGTAAAGCAGAAGTGGATGTGGTTCGCGGGACGGATTCCGGCCCGGCATTACGCCAGCTCGTGCGGTTGGGTCTGATTGCGGTCCGGCACCGCGCCGACGCGGCCGAGCGCGAAGTGCGGTACGGAACCACGCCGCGGTTCTTACAGGTGTTCGGCCTCCAGGCGCTCGACGAACTGCCGCGCCTCGGCGACGCACAACCGGGGTCCTGA